In Eremothecium gossypii ATCC 10895 chromosome II, complete sequence, the genomic window ACCAGCTCAGTGGCATCATGCTCGCCAGAAATCTCGAAAAAACTACTGCCCAGAAACTTTTTGGATAGAGAAGATGAACCTGGGCTCCTACCAACGTCTGTAGCAGAAGAGGGCGAAGAGGACGATGGGGACTTGTCTTTGAACCTGCTATTCCGGAATGAGTCTGCAGCGCAAGATGCGGGCAAGGTCGAGGACAAGGTGACAGATTCTGACCTGAGAGAGGATGTATGGCCCCTGCAGCCGACAGAAGCAGAACAGTCCCCTAACCCACTATCGAGAAAGCGTTCTTTCACTGGCTTGTGCGGGGAAGACAGCTGGAAGAGGGTCTGCCAGCCTAAGCACTGCCAACTACAACCAACAAAGTCTTCATTGAAGTTGCAGCCTCATAGATTGAATTTTCTGATGGATAGTTCCAATGGGAACGTCAAAGACGCCACAATATTTGCGACAGAGATCAATTCATGCAACGCTTATGGGGTTCCCTTCCCGGCGTCTGTTTTGGAGAGAGTAACGATTCCTGTAAATACTCACGTCAAAGAACATTACAAAAATGAGCGTGGAGAGTACCTAGGTGGTTACTATGATGATGACGAAGACGAAAAAACCGAGGGTGACCAGAAAACAGCAGTCGCAAATGATAGTGCGGGTGATTCTGCAATTATCAGGGCCTACGCATTCGAACGTCTGGTAACGTTCAAAGAGGAGGCACCCACGGGCCTGGATGCACAATCTGGAAAGACTGCAGACCTGACTTTAGACAGCCCATATAGAAGCAGTGGTTGTGGAGCAGCCAAGACGATTAGATGGGCACCTAGTGTAACATGGTGAACAGCGTATAAGTTTTGTAGTTTGCTCAAGGCAAGCACAGAATAAGGGTCTGTATTAAATATTAAGTTAGTCCATTATTCAAAATAAAATTGTATTAGTATGTTTTAAATGAAGGTCACTTTACTGCCTTGCGCGCAAATATTCATATTACTTGGGGCTTCATGTTGGTCAGAGCAATATTTGGCTCATCGTAGCTATTATATAGTCCAGCGAAGTTTCTTCTATTGGTAATAGATCCGGAGATTATACTTGCAACTATTCTTATAATGAATGAAGACCGTATAAAAACTATTCTAGAGTATCTTTATTTTAACTATTTCTATACTGAACACATTGGCCGGACTCTTTCATAATGTCAAGGCCAACGGGCCAAGTATCGGCAAGATTGCCATGACAAAGGGAAGCACATGTAGTCAAATGGTAAAATGCAGATCTCTCTAAGGTAGGCAATTATCAGAATTGCAATTGGCTGCATCGTCAACTAAACATCCTGTTTGGCTGTTCGTTGCGCCGTACGCATGGGGAACTTGATCTTTGGTTGAATCAGACTCCTCGTTGACAGACGTTGAGGAACCTAGTCCACCACCCGCAATTCGAGAAAACCGCCTATAGGAGTCGTCACTCACGTCACGCGATCCGATGAATTCAGGCTGTACGGTCGCCGAATGGATACCATATCTGTGGAAAATGGAGCGAATGACCTTAGCAGTCCCAATGTAGCTATCCTGACCGCAGTCAACCTGAACATGAATAGAGGCAATAGAGAAGGTTTCCGTGAGATTCCAAATGTGGAAATCATGGACTGAAATAACACCGGGTATAGCAAGAATCTTGCCCTTAATTTCATCTGCAGAAATGCTGGAAGGCGTAGCTTGGAGCAATATTCTTGAAGCTTTCCGAGACAACGGCAAAGCAGATGAGAAGATGATACAGGTTATCACTAGGGAAACAAAGGGGTCGGAATAGTATCTCCAGGAGTAGTCAGTCTTCCAAATAAAAATCGCCGTGAGCATAACTCCGACGTTCCCTAATGCGTCTCCCAAAACATGCAAGAAAACCCCGTGCATGTTCAAAGAGCGGTGGTCAGCGCCATGTGCAGAATGCTTGTGATCGTGGTCCTTCACTAGTGGGGTGTTTTCATCGGAAGAGCTCATGTACCGCTCTACTACAGCAGCAGGGAGGAACTCCTGGATGGCCTCCGGTTCATCCTCATGTAAATGCGACCCAATGTGATGCGAATGGCTGTGACTCGAGGAGTGTGCTTCCATGTCCTCACCAGTAGTTCCATGAGAGTGCGAATGACCATGTTCGTGGAACAAGAAAAGTCCCAATATGTTCGAAAGGAGACCCGCAGTACCCACGTAGAGGATCAACTGTGGGTTCTTCACCTCCTGGGGCTCAAAAAACCGCTGGATGGCTTCGATCAAAATAGACACACAAAGTGCAATCAAAAAAACTGCGTTGATCAATGCCCCGAGAATCTCCGCCCGTTTCCAACCGTAGGTGTACCGAGCATCGGGGTTTCTAGTCTTGGCGACGTTAACCGCCCAGAGAGCCACAATGAGCGAGACTATATCGTTTAACATGTGGAACGAGTCCGCAATTAATGCTAGCGAGTGCACTGTGTACCCTATGATGATTTCCAGGAGAAAGAATACAGTGTCTAGCACCAAAAGGGAGACGATGCGGATTTCCTTGTTGCTCAACATTTGTACCCCACGTTTTACTTATCTGTCCGAATGACCAAATGAGCAGTATCCGATAGCGGATATGGTTATAGCAGGCGCACCTAAGTTTTCCAGATAAGCTCACACTGATGCGAAATGTACAGGATAGTATGCGGTTGGCTGAGCGTTGGTGACTGAGCAATGAATGAGTAACAGAAAACTCATTGGCAACAAAAATTTACATGGATCACGTGACTCCCGTTTAAAGGAATCCACGACGTGATGGTCCCCACGTGCCCCGTGCCGGCTCGCATCAGCTGAGCACAGTTCCCGTGCTCAGGAAGCGCCAGAAGTGTCCCGGACGCCGCTCTGCACTGCGAACTCCGCCTCAATGCCATGACAAGCCGGTTACCACAAGAGCTCCGCCCCCACAAGAGGACCACCTTGAGAGGGAGCGCTGCGTGCTGCAGAGATCAATAAGTTGCCGAAACCATGCGTTTCATTCATTCGGAGCTTGGCAGGGCAG contains:
- the SFG1 gene encoding Sfg1p (Syntenic homolog of Saccharomyces cerevisiae YOR315W (SFG1)); this translates as MWPMIEPPKDKIYGPPEHLIMCTPKTHVLEPDDMNLPPLRLGPKIQLRIPAETCGDSIVESPSKPSKVVRQTLSMPFPEQFGIISPLLSSDDDTLSDSSMISPVSETSSVASCSPEISKKLLPRNFLDREDEPGLLPTSVAEEGEEDDGDLSLNLLFRNESAAQDAGKVEDKVTDSDLREDVWPLQPTEAEQSPNPLSRKRSFTGLCGEDSWKRVCQPKHCQLQPTKSSLKLQPHRLNFLMDSSNGNVKDATIFATEINSCNAYGVPFPASVLERVTIPVNTHVKEHYKNERGEYLGGYYDDDEDEKTEGDQKTAVANDSAGDSAIIRAYAFERLVTFKEEAPTGLDAQSGKTADLTLDSPYRSSGCGAAKTIRWAPSVTW
- the COT1 gene encoding metal cation transporter COT1 (Syntenic homolog of Saccharomyces cerevisiae YMR243C (ZRC1) and YOR316C (COT1)); amino-acid sequence: MLSNKEIRIVSLLVLDTVFFLLEIIIGYTVHSLALIADSFHMLNDIVSLIVALWAVNVAKTRNPDARYTYGWKRAEILGALINAVFLIALCVSILIEAIQRFFEPQEVKNPQLILYVGTAGLLSNILGLFLFHEHGHSHSHGTTGEDMEAHSSSHSHSHHIGSHLHEDEPEAIQEFLPAAVVERYMSSSDENTPLVKDHDHKHSAHGADHRSLNMHGVFLHVLGDALGNVGVMLTAIFIWKTDYSWRYYSDPFVSLVITCIIFSSALPLSRKASRILLQATPSSISADEIKGKILAIPGVISVHDFHIWNLTETFSIASIHVQVDCGQDSYIGTAKVIRSIFHRYGIHSATVQPEFIGSRDVSDDSYRRFSRIAGGGLGSSTSVNEESDSTKDQVPHAYGATNSQTGCLVDDAANCNSDNCLP